From a region of the Haematobia irritans isolate KBUSLIRL chromosome 4, ASM5000362v1, whole genome shotgun sequence genome:
- the LOC142236863 gene encoding uncharacterized protein LOC142236863 isoform X3, whose protein sequence is MHSIIYVIVTPDTNLENAKFSHNYTIHPIFRTRRCLNSNNSSSCCMIFIDEQSRIYHNWKDFVENNELPLGTMVAPANGCYKLDDNSKVILEYTLTPAFHRNTLTKLDSIVSAASMVGQATTLVHPVFSVLTIASKSFETIRDYQKMSDQVKRGTSTNTAANLNLGGNIICLASSVATFGAYMSVSNDCALSFTAGMSIQAINSAAALINCTKLILTTYDIFTRYFLDEEDLNFSDIVAFGSSLLLLTNSINNMAITSKLGKIGGNTLRSILQTKIKAGLSLVASEVARFTEQSGGNAELMRLLNDIPYGDVLRNMHSLYDNLRQTGFLTSLSTVGAIALEMIPGLKVQIMDSKITQLDFGGLTKLFGIKFVHHIANKSSLIDVLNGMGHYFTEDIVQLLLDQTRHFIDNFVDEIDKQQNVFITTEMILFQMFSFVVKNYKDITFEYIDKNRDNLIECIRKYFEAFNPNHNSLDNGNYTEYSCNICGGYYNLSEI, encoded by the exons ATGCACTCTATCATATATGTTATAGTGACACCAGACACAAATCTAGAGAatgcaaaattttcacacaattataCAATTCATCCGATATTTCGAACGAGACGTTGTTTAA ATTCAAACAACAGTTCAAGCTGTTGTATGATATTTATCGATGAGCAGTCTCGCATTTATCATAATTGGAAGGATTTTGTGGAAAACAACGAATTGCCACTTGGAACTATGGTAGCACCTGCGAATGGATGTTACAAACTAGATGACAACAGCAAG GTGATCTTGGAATACACTTTAACACCAGCATTCCATAGAAACACATTGACGAAATTGGATTCAATTGTCTCTGCAGCTTCAATGGTTGGTCAAGCAACCACATTGGTCCATCCCGTGTTTTCCGTTTTGACCATTGCAAGTAAGAGCTTTGAGACAATACGAGACTATCAAAAAATGTCAGATCAAGTGAAACGTGGAACATCTACAAACACCGCAGCTAATTTAAATTTAGGTGGAAATATTATCTGTTTGGCATCGTCGGTGGCTACTTTTGGGGCATACATGAGTGTCTCAAATGATTGTGCACTATCATTT ACAGCTGGCATGTCAATTCAAGCGATTAACAGTGCAGCAGCTTTAATAAATTGCACAAAACTAATATTAACAACTTATGATATATTTACg AGATATTTTTTGGACGAAGAAGATCTAAATTTCAGTGATATAGTGGCCTTTGGTTCCTCATTATTACTACTAACAAATTCCATTAATAATATGGCCATTACATCGAAATTGGGTAAAATAGGTGGAAATACATTGCGAAGTATATtgcaaactaaaataaa AGCTGGACTTTCTTTAGTTGCTAGTGAAGTAGCTCGGTTCACTGAACAGAGTGGTGGTAATGCCGAATTAATGCGTCTCTTGAACGACATTCCATATGGTGACGTCTTACGCAATATGCACAGTTTATATGATAATCTTAGACAAACAGGATTTCTAACATCGTTATCGACGGTAGGTGCGATTGCTTTGGAGATGATACCTGGACTTAAGGTCCAAATTATGGACAGTAAAATAACACAGTTGGATTTTGGTGGcctaacaaaattgtttggtaTAAAATTTGTTCATCATATAGCTAATAAATCGAGCTTAATTGATGTCCTCAACGGCATGGGTCACTACTTCACGGAGGACATAGTTCAATTGCTGTTAGACCAAACACGCCATTTCATTGACAACTTTGTCGACGAGATTGATAaacaacaaaatgttttcattacAACTGAAATGATACTATTCCAAATGTTTTCATTTGTGGTGAAAAATTATAAAGACATAACTTTCGAGTATATTGATAAGAACAGGGATAATTTAATTGAgtgtattagaaaatattttgaagcatTTAATCCAAATCATAATTCGCTTGATAATGGAAATTATACCGAATATAGTTGCAATATTTGTGGTGGTTATTATAATTTATCAGAGATATGA
- the LOC142236863 gene encoding uncharacterized protein LOC142236863 isoform X1 has protein sequence MEHIKGDQVQKEAIVLRAVDEVQQDLAATCTLKSEIVWDILGPDQDVILCKKLEYMFPNDSKEYTSKQDIRRARRHNANVKEIRSKLFRNIWQQRKYTNGVLMHSIIYVIVTPDTNLENAKFSHNYTIHPIFRTRRCLNSNNSSSCCMIFIDEQSRIYHNWKDFVENNELPLGTMVAPANGCYKLDDNSKVILEYTLTPAFHRNTLTKLDSIVSAASMVGQATTLVHPVFSVLTIASKSFETIRDYQKMSDQVKRGTSTNTAANLNLGGNIICLASSVATFGAYMSVSNDCALSFTAGMSIQAINSAAALINCTKLILTTYDIFTRYFLDEEDLNFSDIVAFGSSLLLLTNSINNMAITSKLGKIGGNTLRSILQTKIKAGLSLVASEVARFTEQSGGNAELMRLLNDIPYGDVLRNMHSLYDNLRQTGFLTSLSTVGAIALEMIPGLKVQIMDSKITQLDFGGLTKLFGIKFVHHIANKSSLIDVLNGMGHYFTEDIVQLLLDQTRHFIDNFVDEIDKQQNVFITTEMILFQMFSFVVKNYKDITFEYIDKNRDNLIECIRKYFEAFNPNHNSLDNGNYTEYSCNICGGYYNLSEI, from the exons ATGGAACATATTAAGGGAGATCAAGTACAAAAGGAAGCTATTGTTTTGCGTGCAGTCGATGAGGTTCAACAGGATCTGGCTGCTACATGTACCTTGAAATCGGAAATAGTTTGGGATAT ATTAGGTCCCGATCAAGATGTTATATTATGCAAAAAACTGGAGTATATGTTTCCAAACGATAGTAAAGAGTATACATCCAAACAAGATATACGAAGAGCTCGAAGGCATAATGCTAATGTCAAAGAAATTAGGAGCAAACTTTTTCGTAATATATGGCAACAAA gaaaatataCCAATGGCGTTCTGATGCACTCTATCATATATGTTATAGTGACACCAGACACAAATCTAGAGAatgcaaaattttcacacaattataCAATTCATCCGATATTTCGAACGAGACGTTGTTTAA ATTCAAACAACAGTTCAAGCTGTTGTATGATATTTATCGATGAGCAGTCTCGCATTTATCATAATTGGAAGGATTTTGTGGAAAACAACGAATTGCCACTTGGAACTATGGTAGCACCTGCGAATGGATGTTACAAACTAGATGACAACAGCAAG GTGATCTTGGAATACACTTTAACACCAGCATTCCATAGAAACACATTGACGAAATTGGATTCAATTGTCTCTGCAGCTTCAATGGTTGGTCAAGCAACCACATTGGTCCATCCCGTGTTTTCCGTTTTGACCATTGCAAGTAAGAGCTTTGAGACAATACGAGACTATCAAAAAATGTCAGATCAAGTGAAACGTGGAACATCTACAAACACCGCAGCTAATTTAAATTTAGGTGGAAATATTATCTGTTTGGCATCGTCGGTGGCTACTTTTGGGGCATACATGAGTGTCTCAAATGATTGTGCACTATCATTT ACAGCTGGCATGTCAATTCAAGCGATTAACAGTGCAGCAGCTTTAATAAATTGCACAAAACTAATATTAACAACTTATGATATATTTACg AGATATTTTTTGGACGAAGAAGATCTAAATTTCAGTGATATAGTGGCCTTTGGTTCCTCATTATTACTACTAACAAATTCCATTAATAATATGGCCATTACATCGAAATTGGGTAAAATAGGTGGAAATACATTGCGAAGTATATtgcaaactaaaataaa AGCTGGACTTTCTTTAGTTGCTAGTGAAGTAGCTCGGTTCACTGAACAGAGTGGTGGTAATGCCGAATTAATGCGTCTCTTGAACGACATTCCATATGGTGACGTCTTACGCAATATGCACAGTTTATATGATAATCTTAGACAAACAGGATTTCTAACATCGTTATCGACGGTAGGTGCGATTGCTTTGGAGATGATACCTGGACTTAAGGTCCAAATTATGGACAGTAAAATAACACAGTTGGATTTTGGTGGcctaacaaaattgtttggtaTAAAATTTGTTCATCATATAGCTAATAAATCGAGCTTAATTGATGTCCTCAACGGCATGGGTCACTACTTCACGGAGGACATAGTTCAATTGCTGTTAGACCAAACACGCCATTTCATTGACAACTTTGTCGACGAGATTGATAaacaacaaaatgttttcattacAACTGAAATGATACTATTCCAAATGTTTTCATTTGTGGTGAAAAATTATAAAGACATAACTTTCGAGTATATTGATAAGAACAGGGATAATTTAATTGAgtgtattagaaaatattttgaagcatTTAATCCAAATCATAATTCGCTTGATAATGGAAATTATACCGAATATAGTTGCAATATTTGTGGTGGTTATTATAATTTATCAGAGATATGA
- the LOC142236863 gene encoding uncharacterized protein LOC142236863 isoform X2, whose amino-acid sequence MEHIKGDQVQKEAIVLRAVDEVQQDLAATCTLKSEIVWDILGPDQDVILCKKLEYMFPNDSKEYTSKQDIRRARRHNANVKEIRSKLFRNIWQQNSNNSSSCCMIFIDEQSRIYHNWKDFVENNELPLGTMVAPANGCYKLDDNSKVILEYTLTPAFHRNTLTKLDSIVSAASMVGQATTLVHPVFSVLTIASKSFETIRDYQKMSDQVKRGTSTNTAANLNLGGNIICLASSVATFGAYMSVSNDCALSFTAGMSIQAINSAAALINCTKLILTTYDIFTRYFLDEEDLNFSDIVAFGSSLLLLTNSINNMAITSKLGKIGGNTLRSILQTKIKAGLSLVASEVARFTEQSGGNAELMRLLNDIPYGDVLRNMHSLYDNLRQTGFLTSLSTVGAIALEMIPGLKVQIMDSKITQLDFGGLTKLFGIKFVHHIANKSSLIDVLNGMGHYFTEDIVQLLLDQTRHFIDNFVDEIDKQQNVFITTEMILFQMFSFVVKNYKDITFEYIDKNRDNLIECIRKYFEAFNPNHNSLDNGNYTEYSCNICGGYYNLSEI is encoded by the exons ATGGAACATATTAAGGGAGATCAAGTACAAAAGGAAGCTATTGTTTTGCGTGCAGTCGATGAGGTTCAACAGGATCTGGCTGCTACATGTACCTTGAAATCGGAAATAGTTTGGGATAT ATTAGGTCCCGATCAAGATGTTATATTATGCAAAAAACTGGAGTATATGTTTCCAAACGATAGTAAAGAGTATACATCCAAACAAGATATACGAAGAGCTCGAAGGCATAATGCTAATGTCAAAGAAATTAGGAGCAAACTTTTTCGTAATATATGGCAACAAA ATTCAAACAACAGTTCAAGCTGTTGTATGATATTTATCGATGAGCAGTCTCGCATTTATCATAATTGGAAGGATTTTGTGGAAAACAACGAATTGCCACTTGGAACTATGGTAGCACCTGCGAATGGATGTTACAAACTAGATGACAACAGCAAG GTGATCTTGGAATACACTTTAACACCAGCATTCCATAGAAACACATTGACGAAATTGGATTCAATTGTCTCTGCAGCTTCAATGGTTGGTCAAGCAACCACATTGGTCCATCCCGTGTTTTCCGTTTTGACCATTGCAAGTAAGAGCTTTGAGACAATACGAGACTATCAAAAAATGTCAGATCAAGTGAAACGTGGAACATCTACAAACACCGCAGCTAATTTAAATTTAGGTGGAAATATTATCTGTTTGGCATCGTCGGTGGCTACTTTTGGGGCATACATGAGTGTCTCAAATGATTGTGCACTATCATTT ACAGCTGGCATGTCAATTCAAGCGATTAACAGTGCAGCAGCTTTAATAAATTGCACAAAACTAATATTAACAACTTATGATATATTTACg AGATATTTTTTGGACGAAGAAGATCTAAATTTCAGTGATATAGTGGCCTTTGGTTCCTCATTATTACTACTAACAAATTCCATTAATAATATGGCCATTACATCGAAATTGGGTAAAATAGGTGGAAATACATTGCGAAGTATATtgcaaactaaaataaa AGCTGGACTTTCTTTAGTTGCTAGTGAAGTAGCTCGGTTCACTGAACAGAGTGGTGGTAATGCCGAATTAATGCGTCTCTTGAACGACATTCCATATGGTGACGTCTTACGCAATATGCACAGTTTATATGATAATCTTAGACAAACAGGATTTCTAACATCGTTATCGACGGTAGGTGCGATTGCTTTGGAGATGATACCTGGACTTAAGGTCCAAATTATGGACAGTAAAATAACACAGTTGGATTTTGGTGGcctaacaaaattgtttggtaTAAAATTTGTTCATCATATAGCTAATAAATCGAGCTTAATTGATGTCCTCAACGGCATGGGTCACTACTTCACGGAGGACATAGTTCAATTGCTGTTAGACCAAACACGCCATTTCATTGACAACTTTGTCGACGAGATTGATAaacaacaaaatgttttcattacAACTGAAATGATACTATTCCAAATGTTTTCATTTGTGGTGAAAAATTATAAAGACATAACTTTCGAGTATATTGATAAGAACAGGGATAATTTAATTGAgtgtattagaaaatattttgaagcatTTAATCCAAATCATAATTCGCTTGATAATGGAAATTATACCGAATATAGTTGCAATATTTGTGGTGGTTATTATAATTTATCAGAGATATGA